AGCTTGCTCGGCGTAAGCGAAGCAAAATCCCTGATTCTCGCCGAAGCCCGCAGCTTTGGCACAGAAAGAATTGCGCTCGAAAGATCTTTCGGGCGTGTGCTCGCAGAAAATGTGCGCGCCGATCGCGATTATCCTCCGTTTAATCGCTCAGCGATGGATGGTTACGCAATTGTTGCCGATCAGTGTGCAACAGAAAAGCTTTACGATGTCGTGGGAAAGCTCTTCGCGGGGGGCGCTGCACCCGCACACCTTTCCCGGTTGCGGGGCGGGCAGAAGGCGACCCCAGCAGCCCTGAAAATCATGACTGGCGCGGCCGTGCCAGAACCCTTTGACGCCGTCATTCGCCGTGAAGATGCGCGCGAAACCGCCGGGCAGCAAGTATCTTTCACCAGTGAGTCGATCTTGCCCTGGCACAACATCTCACGCCAGGGTGAAGATCTGCAGCGGGGCAGCACGCTCGCACTTGCGGGTAGCGCGGTCGACCCGAGCTCGGTGACCTTGCTGGCGTCGCTCGGCGTGCACCGACCCCTTGTGCAAAAGCTGCCGCGCGTGACGATTATCACCACGGGCAATGAAATTATTCCGGTGAATAAGAAGCCCAGGCCGACGCAGATTCGCAACGCGAATGCGCTCGCGCTCAGGTGTATGCTCGCCCGCTTCGGCATTCTGAACGTTACAGAAAAACATACCTCTGACAACAAAGCGCGTCTCAGCACTGCACTCAAAGCTGCGCTCTCTTCTGATCTCGTGCTTTTAACCGGTGGCGTATCTGCCGGTGATTCAGACTATGTTCCTGAGGTTTTGCAGAAGTTGCGGGTAAAGCAGGTGTTCCACAAAATCGCCATGAAACCGGGTAAACCCCTGTGGTTCGGTACGCGGGGCAAGACTCGGGTATTCGCGATTCCCGGTAATCCCTTTAGTGCGCAGGTGTGTTTTCATGTTTATGTTGCCCCGTTTCTGCGCGCATGCTTAGGGCAGGCGCCCCGCCCGGCGCTCACTCTTTCTCTTGCGGCAGACCGGCAGAAAAAAGATGCATTGGAGCATTTTTTCCCGGTGCGCATTCTGAGCAAGGTGAAATCTACCCCTGAACTCGAGCTGGTCGCCTTTAACAGCAGCGGCGATATTCGTGCAGGGTGGGGCGCAGACGGCCTGGCGGTACATGCCGCAGAAAAAAAAGAAATCCGCCGTGGCGAACTCGTGGAGTTTTTACCATGGTGAGAAGATTTCGAAAGTTGCGGCTCAGCCTTACAGATAGCTGCAACTTTGCGTGCGTCTATTGTGTCACAGGCCATGAAGCACCAGCAGAAAAGGCACAGACAAGAGTTGAAGATTTTCTCCGTTGGGTCAGCGCTATTCACGCAGTGAATCCCCTGAATGAAATTCGCTTAACCGGCGGCGAACCAACGCTGTACCGCGACCTTGTGCCGCTGGTTGCGCGGCTGAGCGCCATGGGGATCTCAAAAATATCGCTGACCACAAACGGTTTTGCATTGGCTCGTCTGGCGAAACCCCTCAGCGCAGCCGGACTTTCTGCAGTGAACGTCTCGCTCGATGCACTCGACGAAACAATCTTTCGCGTCATGGGGGGCCGTTCACCCGCCGCGGTTTTCGCGGGCATTGATGCGGCGAAAGCTGCAGGCCTTGAAACCAAAATCAACACCACGCTTGTCGGTGAAGTCAATGATTCGCAGATTCTGCCGCTTTTGGGTTGGGCAAAGGGTAAGCACGTTACGATACGTTTTCTCGAACTGATGGCAATGGGACACCTGCACGCTGAACGGTCGGCAAGGCTGGTTGCAGCCGAAGACATTCTGTCGGTGATCGCAACAGCTTTTGAATTTCGTGCTCTGCCCCGTGCACCACACGCGACCGCGCATTATTACGAACTCGACGGGGGCTACCGGTTTGGCATCATCGGCAATACTTCATTGCCATTTTGCTCAGATTGCGACCGGCTGCGCCTCGACAGTCATGGCAGAATCTTCGGCTGCCTGAGCTCTCAGCAGAGCCATGATCTTGCCGCGGAGGGCATCGACGTGGCGGCCGTGCTGAGATCGGCAATGCAGCTGAAGCAAGCTGAAAAATTTACCGGCAGCCAACTGGTCATGCGGGAGATCGGCGGATGAAAATCGAAGTCCATTTCTATGCACAGCTCAGGGATTTCTTCGGCGATTCGCTCTCCCTCGAACTGAGTGAAGCCGCGACGGTTGCGACGCTCTTCACTGCCTTGACAGAGAAGAACGCTCTTGCCGCAGACTGGCTGAAGGTTTCACGGGCTGCCTCAGACGAAGCATTTCTGACGCCTGACACTTTGCTCACCGCCGGGGCGCGATGCTATATTCTGCCGCCTTCAAGCGGAGGATAAATGTATCTTGCAGAGCTGACCGAAAAACCGATTGATCTGAGCCGTGTATTGGCTATGGCCAAGAGTATGCCATCGTCATCACAGATCGGCGCCCGAGTAATTTTCAGCGGCGAGATTCGGGGGTTCAGCCATGGCAAAGACGTCAGCCAGCTCGAGTATACGGCGCATAAGCCGCTTGCCGAAAAGCATATGCTTGAGGTTGTTCGCGCGGCTGCTGCCGAATATCCGTTAATCGCGGCGCTCTGCGTGCACCGCTTAGGCATGCTCGAGGTGGGTGAAAGCGCCGTCGTCGTCATCACCTGCGGCCGCCACCGCACAGAGACCTATGCAGCAAATCAGTACATCATCAACCGCGTGAAGGCAGAAACCCCCATCTGGAAGCGCGAATTTTTCACCGATGGCACGAGCATGTGGGGCGA
The sequence above is a segment of the Turneriella parva DSM 21527 genome. Coding sequences within it:
- a CDS encoding molybdopterin molybdotransferase MoeA, whose product is MLGVSEAKSLILAEARSFGTERIALERSFGRVLAENVRADRDYPPFNRSAMDGYAIVADQCATEKLYDVVGKLFAGGAAPAHLSRLRGGQKATPAALKIMTGAAVPEPFDAVIRREDARETAGQQVSFTSESILPWHNISRQGEDLQRGSTLALAGSAVDPSSVTLLASLGVHRPLVQKLPRVTIITTGNEIIPVNKKPRPTQIRNANALALRCMLARFGILNVTEKHTSDNKARLSTALKAALSSDLVLLTGGVSAGDSDYVPEVLQKLRVKQVFHKIAMKPGKPLWFGTRGKTRVFAIPGNPFSAQVCFHVYVAPFLRACLGQAPRPALTLSLAADRQKKDALEHFFPVRILSKVKSTPELELVAFNSSGDIRAGWGADGLAVHAAEKKEIRRGELVEFLPW
- a CDS encoding GTP 3',8-cyclase MoaA, translated to MVRRFRKLRLSLTDSCNFACVYCVTGHEAPAEKAQTRVEDFLRWVSAIHAVNPLNEIRLTGGEPTLYRDLVPLVARLSAMGISKISLTTNGFALARLAKPLSAAGLSAVNVSLDALDETIFRVMGGRSPAAVFAGIDAAKAAGLETKINTTLVGEVNDSQILPLLGWAKGKHVTIRFLELMAMGHLHAERSARLVAAEDILSVIATAFEFRALPRAPHATAHYYELDGGYRFGIIGNTSLPFCSDCDRLRLDSHGRIFGCLSSQQSHDLAAEGIDVAAVLRSAMQLKQAEKFTGSQLVMREIGG
- a CDS encoding MoaD/ThiS family protein; the protein is MKIEVHFYAQLRDFFGDSLSLELSEAATVATLFTALTEKNALAADWLKVSRAASDEAFLTPDTLLTAGARCYILPPSSGG
- a CDS encoding molybdenum cofactor biosynthesis protein MoaE gives rise to the protein MYLAELTEKPIDLSRVLAMAKSMPSSSQIGARVIFSGEIRGFSHGKDVSQLEYTAHKPLAEKHMLEVVRAAAAEYPLIAALCVHRLGMLEVGESAVVVITCGRHRTETYAANQYIINRVKAETPIWKREFFTDGTSMWGENCHH